A genome region from Anaerolineae bacterium includes the following:
- a CDS encoding exonuclease SbcCD subunit D yields the protein MFRFVHLADPHLGYQQYGLPERARDFAFALGRAVLSAIECGPSFVLVAGDFFHHRQVDALTLRQAIELLEPLRQAGIPVLTVAGNHDLGWRDGTETWLSLLHHLGYLRHMDLNPAAEHLLQPGEDGSGPVFENEHARVIGLPYLGASLPRVLGRLVEPLSRLERKYTVLLLHAGIEGTIPGVTEPLRHEHLAPLAGMVDYVALGHRHKPFERPSEHPPVFNPGSLETVAADEADEAGGWYAVEVAPDGPGRWRHTAVHRRSCRRPFLRLGLDISLLSTPEQVVQAVRDAAGRLPVAGRRAPLVDLSLYGSLRFLPSALNLSQIAATIEELTGALKALVRNHAVPQQGPTAPGTGLTRAALEHEVLLQAISRDSRYRSRASALASLAADVKRMALEGAADEVVFQRVLIESEPTTK from the coding sequence TTGTTCCGCTTCGTGCACCTGGCCGATCCTCATCTCGGGTATCAGCAGTACGGTCTGCCTGAGAGGGCACGCGACTTCGCCTTTGCTCTCGGCCGGGCTGTCCTTTCGGCCATCGAGTGTGGGCCCAGCTTCGTGCTGGTAGCCGGAGACTTCTTCCATCACCGGCAGGTAGATGCGCTGACTCTCCGGCAGGCCATCGAGTTGCTGGAGCCTCTGCGGCAGGCCGGCATCCCCGTGCTCACGGTGGCCGGCAACCACGACCTGGGGTGGCGGGACGGCACCGAGACCTGGCTGAGCCTCCTTCATCACCTGGGCTACTTGCGACACATGGACCTGAACCCGGCGGCGGAGCACTTGCTGCAGCCTGGCGAAGACGGTTCCGGCCCCGTCTTCGAGAACGAGCATGCCCGGGTGATCGGGCTGCCTTACCTGGGCGCCTCCCTGCCCCGGGTGCTGGGCCGGCTGGTGGAGCCGCTATCCCGCCTGGAGAGGAAGTACACTGTACTGCTCTTGCACGCTGGCATCGAGGGTACCATTCCCGGCGTCACCGAGCCGCTCCGACACGAGCACCTAGCCCCCCTTGCGGGGATGGTAGACTACGTGGCCCTCGGGCACCGGCACAAGCCGTTCGAGCGGCCGTCAGAGCACCCGCCGGTGTTCAACCCGGGGTCTCTCGAGACGGTGGCAGCGGACGAGGCCGACGAGGCGGGCGGGTGGTATGCAGTGGAAGTCGCCCCCGACGGACCAGGTCGCTGGCGCCACACCGCCGTCCATCGCCGGTCCTGTCGGAGGCCGTTCCTCCGCCTAGGCCTGGACATCAGCCTCCTCTCTACGCCAGAGCAGGTGGTGCAGGCCGTTCGAGACGCGGCGGGACGTCTGCCCGTGGCTGGTCGGCGCGCGCCTCTGGTTGACCTCAGCCTGTACGGCTCGCTCCGGTTCCTCCCCTCCGCCCTGAACCTCAGCCAGATCGCTGCCACCATCGAGGAGCTCACAGGCGCGCTCAAGGCTCTGGTCAGGAACCATGCCGTACCGCAGCAGGGCCCCACAGCACCGGGCACTGGGCTGACCCGAGCGGCCCTCGAGCACGAGGTTCTGCTCCAGGCCATCTCCCGGGACTCCCGCTATCGGTCCCGGGCGTCGGCTCTGGCTAGCCTGGCGGCTGACGTCAAGCGGATGGCGCTGGAAGGAGCAGCCGACGAGGTTGTGTTCCAGCGGGTGCTGATCGAGTCCGAGCCGACCACGAAGTAG
- a CDS encoding segregation/condensation protein A — MVLEIPAITDPQADGYRVRLSVFEGPVELLLRLIEERELSITAVSLAAVADQYLGHIRSFEQRDAAELAAFIEIAARLLLIKSRALLPAASPDVAKEEEDLSADLVRRLEEYRRFRWAAQWLTERREAGMFLYTREPGLSDGRRVPVLRPCPPARLLAALRRVLAGADEAAGDADELVSPLAVTLPQKLRQVLRLLWRRKAVTFSELIHRACCRSEVVVTFLAVLELVRRRRAHVTQQALFGTISISRPPRPVVADRQVESTEQMC; from the coding sequence TTGGTGCTTGAGATCCCCGCCATCACCGATCCTCAGGCCGACGGGTACCGGGTGCGGCTGTCCGTCTTCGAAGGCCCGGTGGAACTGCTTCTGCGCCTGATCGAGGAGCGGGAGTTGTCCATCACCGCCGTGAGCCTGGCGGCGGTGGCTGACCAGTACCTGGGTCACATACGATCGTTCGAACAGCGGGATGCGGCGGAGCTGGCTGCCTTCATCGAGATAGCGGCGCGCCTCCTCCTGATAAAGTCCCGGGCTCTGCTGCCCGCGGCCTCCCCCGATGTGGCGAAGGAAGAGGAAGACCTCAGTGCGGACCTGGTGCGGCGCCTGGAGGAGTACCGCCGATTTCGATGGGCGGCGCAATGGCTGACCGAGCGGCGCGAGGCGGGGATGTTCCTCTACACCCGGGAGCCGGGCCTGTCTGACGGCCGCCGGGTCCCCGTTCTGCGGCCCTGTCCGCCAGCGCGCTTGCTGGCTGCCCTCAGGCGCGTCCTCGCCGGGGCAGACGAAGCCGCCGGGGATGCAGACGAGTTAGTGAGCCCGCTAGCTGTGACCCTGCCTCAGAAGCTCCGGCAGGTTCTCCGGCTGTTGTGGCGCCGCAAAGCTGTCACCTTCTCGGAACTGATCCACCGAGCCTGCTGCCGCAGCGAGGTCGTCGTCACCTTCCTGGCGGTTCTGGAGCTGGTGCGTCGCCGCCGCGCTCATGTCACCCAGCAGGCGCTTTTCGGCACCATAAGCATCTCACGACCACCGAGGCCGGTGGTCGCTGACCGGCAGGTTGAGTCCACCGAGCAGATGTGTTAG
- a CDS encoding 2,3-bisphosphoglycerate-independent phosphoglycerate mutase, which translates to MDHRELMRQLHTPADTKIVLWVMDGLGGLPLTPGGKTELETASTPNLDALARRGLCGLSVPVAPGITPGSGPSHLALFGYDPVACEIGRGVMEVLGIDFALQAEDVAARGNFCTVDDAGLVTDRRAGRISTEQGAKLCRLLQEIEVPGVQVFVLPVREHRFGLVLRGPGLDPRLSDTDPQAVGKPPLELQALVPEAEATARLARQWLEQAYRVLASHHPANSLLLRGFSQDPALPKMADVYGLKAAAIASYPMYRGLAKLVGMEVLQTGPTFADEIATLEANWDRFDFFYLHLKYTDSRGEDGDFDAKVTVIEEADSFLPRILALGPDVLVVTADHSTPARLKGHSWHPVPTILFSEVCRADQVVEFTENACANGALGLFPAVDIMPLAMANAGRLAKFGA; encoded by the coding sequence ATGGATCACCGCGAACTGATGCGACAGCTCCATACCCCTGCGGACACTAAGATCGTCCTCTGGGTCATGGACGGCTTGGGCGGACTCCCGCTCACTCCCGGAGGCAAGACAGAGCTCGAGACGGCCTCCACCCCCAACCTCGACGCGCTGGCCCGCCGAGGGCTTTGCGGCCTCAGCGTTCCCGTCGCGCCCGGGATCACGCCGGGCAGCGGCCCCTCGCACCTGGCGCTCTTCGGTTACGATCCGGTGGCCTGCGAGATCGGACGCGGCGTGATGGAAGTGCTCGGGATAGACTTCGCCCTCCAGGCCGAAGACGTGGCAGCCCGGGGCAACTTCTGTACTGTAGACGACGCTGGCCTGGTCACCGACCGGCGCGCCGGCCGCATATCCACTGAGCAGGGGGCCAAGCTGTGCCGGCTGCTGCAGGAGATAGAGGTGCCGGGGGTCCAGGTGTTCGTGCTGCCAGTGCGTGAACACCGCTTCGGGCTAGTCTTGCGAGGGCCGGGCCTCGACCCGCGCCTGTCCGATACTGACCCCCAGGCAGTGGGCAAGCCCCCCCTAGAGCTGCAGGCCCTGGTGCCTGAAGCCGAAGCCACCGCTCGCCTGGCTCGCCAATGGCTGGAGCAAGCGTATCGGGTCCTCGCTTCGCACCATCCAGCCAACAGCCTGCTTCTTCGCGGCTTCTCCCAGGACCCGGCCTTGCCCAAGATGGCCGACGTCTACGGCCTCAAGGCCGCTGCCATCGCTAGCTACCCCATGTACCGGGGGCTCGCCAAGTTGGTGGGCATGGAGGTCCTGCAAACTGGCCCCACTTTCGCGGATGAGATTGCTACCCTAGAGGCCAACTGGGACCGCTTCGACTTCTTCTACCTGCACCTGAAGTACACCGACAGCCGAGGCGAGGACGGGGACTTCGACGCCAAGGTCACGGTCATCGAGGAAGCCGATTCCTTCCTGCCGCGGATCCTGGCCCTTGGGCCGGACGTGCTAGTCGTGACCGCCGATCACTCCACCCCGGCCCGGCTGAAGGGGCACTCCTGGCATCCAGTGCCCACCATCCTGTTCAGTGAGGTCTGCCGGGCAGATCAGGTGGTCGAGTTCACCGAGAACGCATGTGCGAACGGTGCCTTGGGTCTGTTCCCGGCCGTGGATATCATGCCCCTGGCTATGGCGAACGCTGGGAGGCTGGCCAAGTTTGGTGCTTGA
- a CDS encoding ABC transporter ATP-binding protein, whose protein sequence is MASVTYEHVTKRFGDVVAVNDLNIHIDDKEFLVFVGPSGCGKTTSLRLLAGLEEADEGNIYIGDRLVNDVPPKDRDIAMVFQSYALYPHMSVYDNMAFGLKLRKTPKAEIDRRVRESAAILGIQELLDRKPKQLSGGQRQRVAVGRAIVRDPLVFLMDEPLSNLDAKLRVQTRTELTRLHQRLEATFIYVTHDQTEAMTMGTRIAVLRDGILQQLDTPQRLYDYPSNTFVAGFIGSPAMNFFPATMVQEDGELYVDGGTFRVQVPPARKEVYAPYSNREVIFGLRPEDCHSEQFVPPGVREARVRAKIDVVELMGAEIYLYCMTGSKQFIARVDPRTRVEPGDEMDLVFNMDHMHIFDPQTEAAVR, encoded by the coding sequence ATGGCCAGCGTAACCTACGAGCACGTCACCAAGCGGTTCGGCGATGTAGTGGCAGTGAACGACCTCAACATCCACATTGACGACAAGGAGTTCCTGGTCTTCGTGGGCCCTTCCGGTTGCGGCAAGACCACGTCTCTGCGGCTCCTGGCCGGCCTGGAGGAGGCAGACGAGGGCAACATCTACATCGGAGACCGCCTGGTCAACGATGTCCCCCCCAAGGACCGGGACATCGCCATGGTCTTCCAGAGCTACGCTCTCTATCCGCACATGAGCGTGTACGACAACATGGCCTTCGGGCTCAAGCTGCGCAAGACCCCCAAGGCCGAGATCGACCGCCGCGTCCGCGAGTCGGCCGCCATCTTGGGGATCCAGGAGCTCCTCGACCGCAAGCCGAAGCAGCTCTCCGGCGGCCAGCGTCAGCGCGTGGCCGTGGGCCGCGCCATCGTGCGTGACCCGCTGGTGTTCCTCATGGACGAGCCTCTCTCTAACCTGGACGCCAAGCTCCGTGTGCAGACGCGCACCGAGCTCACCCGGCTGCACCAGCGTCTGGAGGCGACCTTCATCTATGTGACGCACGACCAGACCGAGGCCATGACCATGGGCACGCGCATCGCCGTGCTCCGCGATGGCATTCTGCAGCAGTTGGACACTCCTCAGCGCCTCTACGACTACCCGTCCAACACCTTCGTGGCCGGGTTCATCGGCAGCCCGGCCATGAACTTCTTCCCCGCCACCATGGTGCAGGAAGACGGAGAGCTGTACGTGGACGGTGGCACCTTCCGAGTGCAGGTGCCCCCAGCTCGCAAAGAGGTCTATGCTCCCTACAGCAACCGCGAAGTGATCTTCGGCCTGCGCCCCGAGGACTGCCACTCCGAGCAGTTCGTCCCGCCCGGAGTCCGTGAGGCCAGGGTGCGCGCCAAGATCGACGTGGTCGAGTTGATGGGCGCGGAGATCTACCTCTACTGCATGACCGGCAGCAAGCAGTTCATCGCTCGGGTGGACCCGCGCACTCGCGTGGAGCCAGGGGACGAGATGGACCTCGTCTTCAACATGGACCACATGCACATCTTCGACCCCCAGACAGAGGCGGCCGTCCGCTAA
- a CDS encoding MFS transporter: protein MRDLPEESRLERLVRTLPIDTRALGAVRRPHFLQLLAQQFAALAATFAISFASLAKVVELTGSGVQAAFTILSVVVPGLLFGLLGGVTVDRVSRRTMLIVTNLLRGLLAVAAPLYLDLAPPEVLVPVILSVNFLLSAVGQFNFPAEAALIPYLVSSEELLAANSLFNISYLAAIGFGSVVWGPLSVRFLGVEWSYFGSGLFFLISLLPLSRLPKDPAPRERVLRRSRYARLRHVMAVVADVREGVVFALTSPSVGVAILALASQTALALAMVAVFPVVMATEFGIPIYNQPLLALPAISGAGLGFLVLVSPFGNRQPRTRLVVGGNALIALGLTGMTISLSLLEWGIRGVLASFPLVGIGFVLAYISGKSVLQEEPPDYLRGRVISLQLTLNNVVSLVPTVLAGWGLDVLGPTAVFVAATVSFALLTVLAWLLVRAGSAQYR from the coding sequence ATGAGAGATCTGCCGGAAGAGAGCCGTCTCGAACGCCTAGTCCGCACACTTCCCATAGACACACGGGCGCTCGGCGCAGTGCGAAGGCCGCACTTCCTTCAGTTGCTGGCCCAGCAGTTCGCCGCCCTGGCGGCGACGTTCGCCATCAGCTTCGCTTCTCTGGCCAAGGTGGTGGAGCTGACCGGCTCGGGGGTACAGGCCGCCTTCACCATCCTCTCGGTGGTAGTCCCCGGTCTGCTGTTCGGCCTTCTGGGCGGGGTGACGGTGGACCGCGTCAGTCGGCGCACCATGCTCATTGTCACCAACCTGCTACGAGGGTTGCTAGCTGTGGCGGCCCCGCTGTACCTGGACCTGGCTCCGCCCGAGGTGCTGGTGCCGGTCATCCTATCAGTGAACTTCCTGCTGTCGGCGGTGGGGCAATTCAACTTCCCGGCCGAAGCGGCGCTGATCCCTTACCTGGTCAGCTCCGAGGAGCTCCTGGCGGCCAACTCGCTGTTCAACATTAGCTACCTAGCGGCAATCGGCTTTGGCAGCGTGGTGTGGGGGCCGCTGTCGGTCCGCTTCCTAGGGGTGGAATGGTCGTACTTCGGGTCCGGGTTGTTCTTCCTGATCAGTCTGCTTCCGCTGTCCCGTCTGCCTAAGGACCCTGCGCCCCGAGAGCGGGTTCTGCGGCGCAGCCGCTACGCTCGCCTGCGGCACGTGATGGCGGTGGTGGCGGACGTCAGGGAGGGCGTGGTCTTCGCTCTGACCAGCCCCTCCGTGGGCGTGGCTATCTTGGCCCTGGCTAGTCAGACAGCGCTGGCCCTGGCGATGGTCGCCGTTTTCCCGGTAGTGATGGCAACTGAGTTCGGGATCCCGATATACAACCAGCCCCTGTTGGCCCTGCCTGCCATCTCGGGAGCTGGCTTGGGGTTCCTGGTTCTGGTATCGCCTTTCGGGAACCGCCAACCGCGCACTCGTCTGGTAGTGGGAGGCAATGCCCTCATCGCCCTGGGCCTGACCGGTATGACCATCTCGCTGAGCCTGCTCGAGTGGGGGATCCGCGGTGTCCTCGCCTCGTTTCCTCTTGTCGGGATCGGGTTCGTCCTCGCCTACATCTCGGGCAAGAGCGTACTGCAGGAGGAGCCTCCCGACTACCTGCGTGGCCGGGTGATCAGCCTGCAGCTCACTCTGAACAACGTCGTATCGCTGGTGCCGACGGTGCTGGCCGGGTGGGGGCTGGACGTCCTCGGCCCGACGGCGGTGTTCGTCGCAGCTACCGTCTCCTTCGCGCTCCTGACCGTCCTGGCGTGGCTGCTGGTCCGCGCCGGTTCGGCTCAGTACCGTTGA
- a CDS encoding Trm112 family protein gives MVSKELLDILVCPYCKTKVELREDRWLLCQNPDCRRKYPIKDDIPVMLVEEGDKWKDTAPEDLPDPATLRF, from the coding sequence ATGGTCAGCAAGGAGCTCTTGGACATCCTGGTCTGCCCCTACTGCAAGACCAAGGTCGAGCTACGTGAGGACAGGTGGCTGCTGTGCCAGAATCCGGACTGCCGCCGCAAGTACCCCATCAAGGACGACATCCCGGTGATGCTCGTCGAGGAAGGCGACAAGTGGAAGGACACCGCCCCCGAAGACCTGCCGGACCCCGCTACCTTGCGCTTCTAG